The following coding sequences lie in one Desmodus rotundus isolate HL8 chromosome 1, HLdesRot8A.1, whole genome shotgun sequence genomic window:
- the FBXL19 gene encoding F-box/LRR-repeat protein 19 isoform X1, whose product MSSSSRGPGAGARRRRTRCRRCRACVRTECGDCHFCRDMKKFGGPGRMKQSCLLRQCTAPVLPHTAVCLLCGEAGKEDTVEGEEEKFGLSLMECTICNEIVHPGCLKMGKAEGVINAEIPNCWECPRCTQEGRTSKDSGEGPGRRRADNGEEGASLGSGWKLTEEPPLPPPPPRRKGPLPAGHPPEDVPGPPKRKEREAGNEPPTPRKKVKGGRERHLKKVGGDACLLQGSDPGGPGLLPPRVLNPSQAFSSCHPGLPPENWEKPKPPLASAEGPAAPSPSPQREKLERFKRMCQLLERVPDTSSSSSDSDSDSDSSGTSLSEDEAPGEARNGRRPARGSSGEKENRGGRRAVRPGSGGPLLSWPLGPAPPPRPPQLERHVVRPPPRSPEPDTLPLAAGSDHPLPRAAWLRVFQHLGPRELCVCMRVCRTWSRWCYDKRLWPRMDLSRRKSLTPPMLSGVVRRQPRALDLSWTGVSKKQLMWLLNRLQGLQELVLSGCSWLSVSALGSAPLPALRLLDLRWIEDVKDSQLRELLLPPPDTKPGQTESRGRLQGVAELRLAGLELTDASLRLLLRHAPQLSALDLSHCAHVGDPSVHLLTAPTSPLRETLVHLNLAGCHRLTDHCLPLFRRCPRLRRLDLRSCRQLSPEACARLAAAGPPGPFRCPEEKLLLKDS is encoded by the exons ATGTCGTCGAGCAgccgggggccgggggccggAGCGCGCCGACGCCGAACCCGCTGCCGCCGCTGCCGGGCCTGTGTGCGAACTGAGTGCGGGGACTGCCACTTCTGCCGAGACATGAAGAAGTTCGGGGGGCCTGGACGCATGAAGCAGTCGTGCCTGCTCCGGCAGTGCACTGCC CCCGTGCTCCCACACACAGCTGTGTGCCTCTTGTGTggggaggctgggaaggaggacacagtggagggagaggaagagaaatttgGTTTGAGCCTCATGGAGTGTACAATCTGCAATGAGATcgtccaccctggctgcctgaaG aTGGGGAAGGCTGAGGGTGTCATCAATGCAGAAATTCCTAACTGCTGGGAGTGCCCTCGCTGTACCCAGGAAGGCCGGACTAGCAAG GATTCAGGTGAGGGTCCAGGCCGCCGCAGGGCCGACAATGGCGAGGAGGGCGCCAGCCTGGGGAGTGGATGGAAGCTGACAGAGGAGCCCCCacttccaccacccccacccaggcgCAAGGGTCCCCTGCCTGCTGGGCACCCCCCAGAGGATGTGCCTGGGCCCCccaaaagaaaggagagggaggcagggaatgagccccccaccccaaggaaaAAG GTGAAAGGAGGCCGTGAGAGGCACCTGAAGAAGGTGGGTGGAGACGCCTGCCTCCTCCAAGGATCGGACCCAGGCGGCCCAGGCCTTCTGCCCCCCAGGGTTCTGAATCCAAGCCAGGCTTTCTCATCCTGCCACCCCGGGCTCCCTCCCGAGAACTGGGAG AAACCAAAACCACCTTTAGCCTCTGCTGAGGGCCCAGCAGCGCCATCCCCATCACCACAGAGGGAGAAGCTAGAGCGTTTCAAACGGATGTGCCAGCTGCTGGAGCGGGTGCCTGACACCTCCTCGTCCTCCTCAGACTCAGACTCAGACTCCGACTCATCAGGCACATCGCTGAGTGAGGATGAGGCCCCCGGTGAGGCCCGGAATGGGCGACGGCCAGCCCGGGGCAGCTCAGGCGAGAAGGAGAACCGTGGGGGACGACGGGCTGTACGCCCTGGCAGTGGGGGGCCCCTCCTCAGTTGGCCGTTGGGCCCTGCCCCACCACCTCGGCCCCCACAGCTGGAACGGCATGTGGTACGGCCCCCACCTCGAAGTCCTGAGCCCGACACACTGCCTTTGGCTGCTGGATCCGACCACCCTCTGCCTCGTGCCGCCTGGCTTCGTGTCTTCCAGCACCTTGGGCCCCGAGAGCTGTGCGTTTGCATGCGAGTCTGCCGGACTTGGAGCCGCTG GTGCTATGACAAGCGTCTGTGGCCTCGAATGGATCTGAGTCGGCGGAAGTCACTGACTCCACCGATGCTTAGTGGTGTGGTTCGTCGCCAGCCCCGAGCCCTGGACCTCAGCTGGACAGGTGTCTCCAAGAAGCAGCTCATGTGGCTTCTGAACCGACTGCAAG GCCTGCAGGAACTGGTGCTGTCTGGCTGCTCctggctgtctgtctctgccctggGCTCAGCCCCACTGCCAGCCCTGCGGCTCCTGGACCTGCGCTGGATCGAGGATGTTAAAGACTCCCAGCTCCgtgagctgctgctgcctccacctGACACCAAACCAG GGCAAACGGAGAGCCGTGGGCGGCTGCAGGGGGTAGCAGAGCTCCGCTTGGCAGGCCTGGAGCTGACAGATGCCTCCCTGCGGCTCCTGCTGCGCCATGCACCCCAGCTGAGTGCCCTGGACCTGAGCCACTGCGCCCATGTCGGGGACCCCAGCGTCCATCTCCTcacagcccccacctccccactccgaGAGACCCTGGTACACCTCAATCTTGCTG GTTGCCACCGCCTCACTGACCATTGCCTTCCGCTGTTCCGCCGCTGCCCTCGTCTACGCCGTCTAGACCTGCGCTCCTGCCGCCAGCTCTCGCCAGAAGCTTGTGCCCGGCTGGCAGCTGCTGGGCCCCCTGGCCCCTTCCGCTGCCCAGAAGAAAAGCTGCTTCTCAAGGACAGCTAG
- the FBXL19 gene encoding F-box/LRR-repeat protein 19 isoform X2 → MSSSSRGPGAGARRRRTRCRRCRACVRTECGDCHFCRDMKKFGGPGRMKQSCLLRQCTAPVLPHTAVCLLCGEAGKEDTVEGEEEKFGLSLMECTICNEIVHPGCLKMGKAEGVINAEIPNCWECPRCTQEGRTSKDSGEGPGRRRADNGEEGASLGSGWKLTEEPPLPPPPPRRKGPLPAGHPPEDVPGPPKRKEREAGNEPPTPRKKVKGGRERHLKKKPKPPLASAEGPAAPSPSPQREKLERFKRMCQLLERVPDTSSSSSDSDSDSDSSGTSLSEDEAPGEARNGRRPARGSSGEKENRGGRRAVRPGSGGPLLSWPLGPAPPPRPPQLERHVVRPPPRSPEPDTLPLAAGSDHPLPRAAWLRVFQHLGPRELCVCMRVCRTWSRWCYDKRLWPRMDLSRRKSLTPPMLSGVVRRQPRALDLSWTGVSKKQLMWLLNRLQGLQELVLSGCSWLSVSALGSAPLPALRLLDLRWIEDVKDSQLRELLLPPPDTKPGQTESRGRLQGVAELRLAGLELTDASLRLLLRHAPQLSALDLSHCAHVGDPSVHLLTAPTSPLRETLVHLNLAGCHRLTDHCLPLFRRCPRLRRLDLRSCRQLSPEACARLAAAGPPGPFRCPEEKLLLKDS, encoded by the exons ATGTCGTCGAGCAgccgggggccgggggccggAGCGCGCCGACGCCGAACCCGCTGCCGCCGCTGCCGGGCCTGTGTGCGAACTGAGTGCGGGGACTGCCACTTCTGCCGAGACATGAAGAAGTTCGGGGGGCCTGGACGCATGAAGCAGTCGTGCCTGCTCCGGCAGTGCACTGCC CCCGTGCTCCCACACACAGCTGTGTGCCTCTTGTGTggggaggctgggaaggaggacacagtggagggagaggaagagaaatttgGTTTGAGCCTCATGGAGTGTACAATCTGCAATGAGATcgtccaccctggctgcctgaaG aTGGGGAAGGCTGAGGGTGTCATCAATGCAGAAATTCCTAACTGCTGGGAGTGCCCTCGCTGTACCCAGGAAGGCCGGACTAGCAAG GATTCAGGTGAGGGTCCAGGCCGCCGCAGGGCCGACAATGGCGAGGAGGGCGCCAGCCTGGGGAGTGGATGGAAGCTGACAGAGGAGCCCCCacttccaccacccccacccaggcgCAAGGGTCCCCTGCCTGCTGGGCACCCCCCAGAGGATGTGCCTGGGCCCCccaaaagaaaggagagggaggcagggaatgagccccccaccccaaggaaaAAG GTGAAAGGAGGCCGTGAGAGGCACCTGAAGAAG AAACCAAAACCACCTTTAGCCTCTGCTGAGGGCCCAGCAGCGCCATCCCCATCACCACAGAGGGAGAAGCTAGAGCGTTTCAAACGGATGTGCCAGCTGCTGGAGCGGGTGCCTGACACCTCCTCGTCCTCCTCAGACTCAGACTCAGACTCCGACTCATCAGGCACATCGCTGAGTGAGGATGAGGCCCCCGGTGAGGCCCGGAATGGGCGACGGCCAGCCCGGGGCAGCTCAGGCGAGAAGGAGAACCGTGGGGGACGACGGGCTGTACGCCCTGGCAGTGGGGGGCCCCTCCTCAGTTGGCCGTTGGGCCCTGCCCCACCACCTCGGCCCCCACAGCTGGAACGGCATGTGGTACGGCCCCCACCTCGAAGTCCTGAGCCCGACACACTGCCTTTGGCTGCTGGATCCGACCACCCTCTGCCTCGTGCCGCCTGGCTTCGTGTCTTCCAGCACCTTGGGCCCCGAGAGCTGTGCGTTTGCATGCGAGTCTGCCGGACTTGGAGCCGCTG GTGCTATGACAAGCGTCTGTGGCCTCGAATGGATCTGAGTCGGCGGAAGTCACTGACTCCACCGATGCTTAGTGGTGTGGTTCGTCGCCAGCCCCGAGCCCTGGACCTCAGCTGGACAGGTGTCTCCAAGAAGCAGCTCATGTGGCTTCTGAACCGACTGCAAG GCCTGCAGGAACTGGTGCTGTCTGGCTGCTCctggctgtctgtctctgccctggGCTCAGCCCCACTGCCAGCCCTGCGGCTCCTGGACCTGCGCTGGATCGAGGATGTTAAAGACTCCCAGCTCCgtgagctgctgctgcctccacctGACACCAAACCAG GGCAAACGGAGAGCCGTGGGCGGCTGCAGGGGGTAGCAGAGCTCCGCTTGGCAGGCCTGGAGCTGACAGATGCCTCCCTGCGGCTCCTGCTGCGCCATGCACCCCAGCTGAGTGCCCTGGACCTGAGCCACTGCGCCCATGTCGGGGACCCCAGCGTCCATCTCCTcacagcccccacctccccactccgaGAGACCCTGGTACACCTCAATCTTGCTG GTTGCCACCGCCTCACTGACCATTGCCTTCCGCTGTTCCGCCGCTGCCCTCGTCTACGCCGTCTAGACCTGCGCTCCTGCCGCCAGCTCTCGCCAGAAGCTTGTGCCCGGCTGGCAGCTGCTGGGCCCCCTGGCCCCTTCCGCTGCCCAGAAGAAAAGCTGCTTCTCAAGGACAGCTAG